The genomic window GGATGGCAGCAGCCAGCAGACAACCGGAGCAGCAACGCGacctggccaacacaggctgacgATTCACCTCtgagacacagtacagacaggaaaTCGACAATTTTACCACTTGGTGCCACGATAACTACCTAGAGTTAAATGTCAACAAAACTTAAGAACTTGTTATTGATTTCAGGAAGAAAACCCCCCAGAACTAATGACATTGtcatcaagggagaggttgttgaACAAGTTAATACTTGCAAGTACCTTGGTGTAATTACAGACAACAAATCATCATGGCATGAACATTCAAATGCACTTGTGAAAAAAAGTAAACAGTCGGTTGTACTGTCTCAGGAAATGTATGCAACCAGATACTACAAATGTTTTATTGCTCTGTTGTTTCTAGCGTTTTGTTTTATGGTTCAGTGTGTTGGGCGGTAACGtaaccaaacaagacaaagaccGATTCGACAAACTTATTAGAAAAGCAGGTGAGGTGGTGGGCTGGAAACAGGATAATTTTGACGATGTTCACCGAAACAAGATGGCAGGTATTTTACTCAGTTTTAAGTGACGAAACTCACCCTCTTTTCTCGGACATCAACAGCAAACGGGCAGACAGAAGCGGTAGGTTTCGAGCACCCCGTGCAAGAACAACACGCTACAATTGTACTTTTGTCCCAACAGCAATCCGAACGCAAAAACCTTGACAAGCAGCACACGCATTACTGACTTATATAACCATTGGTACCATTTATTTGCTGTTATGCGTGCgcgatgtaagtgtgtgtgttgtgtgtgtgtgtgtgtgtgtgtgtgtgtgtgtgtgtgtgtgagggagagagagaaagagacagagagagaaagagagagagaaagagacagagagagaaagagacagagagaaagagacagagagagaaagagacagagagagagtcttttaGGTAAAACTGGTGCACTATATGAATGTGTGGAATCTTATTATCGTATACCTttttatgtgtttcttttttactGGCAGTTGCGAGTCACGAGTTTTACAATATTGATGTTTCACATGTTTGTTCAATATCATAGTTTAAGTATCATGTGTACAACACGAGGTTTATGATTTATAATGATGTATTTGTGACAGGGTTTCTTATTCGGGAATCCTTTTTTTATGTACCGGTTACTTTAGAGCATAATAATTTAATAGATACTAGACCAGCGTTTTAACAATTTATAATGATATTAAAGAAGCATTACTTactcattctttttcttcgtgttattttgcaaaatgtgtgtgtgtgtgtgtgtgtgtgtgtgtgtgtgtgtgtgtgtgtgtgtgtgtgtgtgtgtgtgttcaaataaatCTGGTGTACTTGTAGTATAtcttttcaaatgttttcattgtcTCTTGCGAGTCATGAGTTGatgtttatgcatgtttgttcAGTACAATAATTTAACTATCATGTGTGCAATATGATATGTTTATGAGTTATAATGCTTAATTCATGGCAGGGTTTCTCATTCAGGAATCTTTATCTTAATGTACCAATTACTTtagaacctttcttttttttttctttttcttttttttttttttttaccgcatgTTGCATTTATTTAGATAATGAACCTGCCATATTGTAACTCATAATCattttatagaagcatttcttgttctgatattgtgtttcttgatattcatgttattttacaaagtgtgtgtgtgtgtgtgtgtgtgtgtgtgtgtgtgtgtgtgtgtgtgggtgggtgtgtgtgtgtgtgtgcgtgtgtgtgtgtgtgtctgtgtagtgtgtgtgtctgtgtgtgtgtgtgtgtgtgtgtagtgggtgggtgggtgtgtgtgggtggggggaaaggggacgTGGCTGAGTGGGGGGAAATGTcccgctgtgttgtgctgcttgCTTGGATGCAGCTGTGTGATTCCGACCTTTCCATGTGATTTAGCAACATGCAAACAACTTTGACGAAGAGCAGGTTGGGGCCAAAAATTATTTAAGGAATAAAAACACTCCATACCATTCAGGAAGTTGAGGATAATCCACACCCTCCCCATTACTCTCCAATGACACTAACTATTGCAGCTGGCTACTTTCTGTTACAGCACGGCAGGGGGAGGTTGTGCATGCGCCAAAGATGGCAGACACTGCCAAGggctctgttgtttttctttctttttattaattaatGTTAGTTCAGTTCCCTTAGAAACATCCCAGAGTCTCCCTTATTCACCTCAACACCTAAGGtaaagtacattttttttttttttttgttaatctcTCCCCTCTTTCGAGAAATTATCGCCGTTCCATTGCTCACTGACCGATCCCAGAACATAAACAAACATGGCGGCGCCCGCGACATCGTGAGCTTCAAAACAAAACGCTTTCTTGATACAGCCGACCCCCATGCGTTGGAAATACTGCTGCCACCGACACCAAGTAGCTTTTTGTATTGCTGTCTTGGGTATCCTCATGGCGAGCCACGCCTCAAGTCAAGCTGCAGCTTCATCTGCTGCCCCGTCTGAACTTGAATTAGCAGACGACACAGAACACTATCCGTGTGGTACCTGCGATCGATCGGTCACTTGGGACACTCAGGTGTTGCTTGCGAAACATGCGGACAGTGGTTTCACCTTGAATGCCAAAACACCAGCACAAGAGAATACGACACTCTCGGAGAAAGCGACATTACATGGCACTGTGTTATATGTGCCAGTGCCAACTACAGCTCCATTGCTTTTCATCTGCACGGGCTAAGCTCCAGTCATTCCATCCTATCAGTTTAGTCCCTGGACCTAAACTTTAACAGTGCCTTTCATCCGACCCACACGTCCACTCCGACATAAGCAAACAAGATAAACACCCAAGACGCCCGCTCCGTATTGTATCACTAAACTGTCAGTCTGTTGTTGGCAAAACAGCAGAATTCACAAACCTCACCCAGATACCAGACCAGATATAATCCTTGGCTCTGAATCATGGCTTACCCCACAACACGGAAGTGCTGAAATGTTCCCCACTTGGTATACCTTACATCGAAGAGACAGAGAACGCCGAACTGGAGGAGGAGTATTTATTGCTGTCTCTGAAGACCTCACCTCCTCGGAAGTCCCGGAACTGTCCACAAAGTGCAAAATACTGTGGGCAAAGATCAAGAGGAGAACATTTCGTCGACCTGATCCTGACAAACCACCCAAACCTGGTGCCACGCACTAAGACACTCCCCAGACTTGGCGATCATGATGCAACGTACATGGAACTCCGGATCTACCCTCCAATGAAACGCCGGCCACAGAGACTGATCCCAATCTACACAGAAGCCAGTAAAGGACCCTTGAAAGAGGCAGCCCAGCATCTGAGTGACCATCTATTGTCCACTTTCActgaagacagcagcactgaagagATCTGGACAGAGCTATGCCAGGGTCTGAAAAATGCCCTCACTGAACGTGTCCCACACAAATTTACAAATAGGAAACGAAGCCGTCCATGGATCGATAGTGTGGCGATCAAGCTGATCCAAAGGAGAGACCAACTAGACTACACAAGCGGTGGAAAAAAATCTAGTGATGAAGAGGTGCACAAACGATTGAAGACTCGAGCGGCTTGTCCAGAAACGCCTGCGCCGTCTATACTGGAGGTATATAGAAGACCTCACCACAGACACCCCAGGCCAaaccgcactgaaaaagaagttCTGGAGCTTTATTGAAGCAAGAAGGACTGAAGGCTCTGGTGTCTCTGCTCTCAAAGATGCAGGAAGGCTTATCACTGACCCAAAGGAACAAGCCCAAGTCCTGAACAAACAGTTCCAGTCTGTCTTCAGCTGCAAGGAAGACATCACAGCTGATTACAGCCCATGACTTCAACCAACGATACCCCTTACCACTTGACCTACCCCACTACCCCACATGCAGCGACATCAACATAACAGAGGAAGGAGTGAGAAAGCTGCTTCTCAGACTGAACCTCAACAAAGCCTGTGGACCTGATGGCATCACAACCAGGCTCCTAAGACAGTTGCTGAGGAGATTGCTCCAGCCTTCACCCTGCTCTTCCGCAGTTCCTTCAACACCGGAACACTGTCACACGACTGGAAGCAGGCTTACATCCCACCTGTCTTCGAGAAGGGAGAACGTTACAAGGCAGAGAACTATCGACCAATCTCCCTCACGTGTGTACCTGCAAAATGATGGAGCACATAGTCATCAGCCACATCATGACGTACCTGCAGAGCAATGGTATCCTCTGCCCAGAACAGCATAGCTTCCGAAGAAGACGATCTTGTGAAACACAGCTGCTCGGATACATTGACGAAACCACAACTGAGCTGGAAAAAGGAAACCAAGTGGCTACAATTGTCCTCGACTTCTCcaaggcctttgacaaggtcagcCACACCCTGGTTGTCCATAAATTACAGCGCTATGGAATTAGAGGTCAGCTCAACACctggatcaaaagctttcttgagGACAGGCAGCAAGCAGTTGTGGTGGAGGGAGTCACCTCAGAATACATTACAGTCAGCTCGGGTGTTCCTCACGGCTCGGTCCTcggcccttgtctcttccttctctacatcaATGACGTCCCTATTACCATCAAATCTAAGGCCAGATTATTTGCAAATGACACCAtgtgcaacaaaataatcaagaaacaagctgaccagcacacactccaagaagacctagtttctcttgggagaaacagtgggccaTGCAATTCCACCCACAAAAGTGCTCCACCTTAAGTGTCAGTAGAAATAGGAAAAAGATCGCACCGAACtacaaactccatggccatcTGCTTGAAAACGTCAACATcacaaaatatcttggtgtgaacatccaagacGACCTACGCTGGGGATCCCACATCAATTCTACAACCATTAAAGCCAACAAGACCTCAGGCTTTCTCCGGCGCAACTTGAAgataggaaacaagaagacaaaggaaactgcgtacaaagcccttgttcgacCTATCCGTGAGTATGCTGCATCTGTTGGGATCCATATACAGCCAGTAACATCCAggccatcgaaaaaaaaaagaaaagtccatTGCCaagcagcaagatgggtcacaaaccgacatcgacagacgtcttgtgtcagctccatccttagctcccCCAACTGGTACCCTCTACAAGTCAGACGAAACAAATATCGCCTGGAGATGTTTTAGAtgttccaccatggtctcatctccatcaactcagtctacctaccaacaccatcagacagcaggctgagctccaagAAAAATAACACCTGCAACTACGACATACCTGTCTGCAGGACGCAGTTCAGACGTCTTTCTTCCCGtgtaccatcccggaatggaatacactgccccaggaggttgtcacagccgagtcgctggactgcttcaagtctagactcgcctcctgcctgtgacacaacagggTGGActcatcccctacccccactaccctccaacacctctgattagcccccccacccctcccccacaagccagcaagtccttttttttcctcactggtaagtagtgtcgtagaaggctggGGCTGTGACGGTCGGGTGTATTCTCGGGGACCGCTACGGCAGCCGgactggcctagctggagatgcgaacacaccagtggactgcgtcccatctcccctatcagttaacagaacatccctcggcggtagcccagctaaattgtgctcaacagcaacctcccacaacacgacagttttcatcagcatactgatgttggtggttaagtggaagaagaagaaggagcaaatTATGGAATGTCTTGTGATATTTTAACTGAAACCCACGGGATGTGTGGAAAGTTTTCTTTCGGGACAGACATCACATTGTTGACCAAACTGtcttcctctcttgtttttttcttcttcttcttctttttttataccaAGATAAGTATCCATAATATCCTGTTTATTGTAAGCCATGAAGGGCCAGCGAAATACTTGCTTATCCATGATCGGTAATACAATGCAGAAGAAATACTTCAGACTGAgaggaacagaaaaagagaattCACATGTTTCAGAAGTTCATCTGAGCTGAACAGTAGCATGGACTGACGAAACATGGATTTCGTGTTGATGTCTTCTCAAAGCAGATAATGAAGAGTAGTACTGTGGTATCTTGTTAACATCGACATCCAGGTAtcttccttctatctctctcttgacGATGTGAGTAACAcaatgaaaatcatacacaatctctctcttgaACACAAGATCTGTGATCAGCTAAAGTTAGGGGTGCACAGAGCAAGGGCAGgccctcaaggcctgaacagCTTGTTAGGTATCTGCAAAGGTCAGGCTTctgctctttgtttttgtcttttagatgtttgttgttgtttttttgtgtgtcgttTTTAAACAGTAtctgtggtgtagcttatatggataaGTCCACGcactgacacctcattgaaacaaACTGAGTATGGAAAATGTCAACTACCAGAGCTGAAAGTTCTGACCCTTTaacacctctctccacacacacccaatccccatctctccttctattttcttttgttttcttaattTTGTTTCATGGGAGGCAGATGAAAAGGGAGGTGGTGTCGAAATTCTCCAGTTgtgtacacagtttcagtttcagtttatacCCAAACATTCATTTGTAACTGGCTGTCAGCGCTGCCCATTTTCCATTGTGATGGGCAAATAATGCTTATCATAAGTCAGGTCATCTATAGGATCTGAAGTTTCAGGCAAAAAGGGATAAACTGTCACAAATTGATCATGAATCGAACACATGGGTATAAATACTACTGGGGAGGGTGAAATTTTAAATCTGTTCATTCCATTAATTTTCATTGAGGACAAATCTTTCTAACACGCCTTTTTTCggtaataaaaaaaacatattgcCATATAGCTTAGCTTCATGAAAAGATGGTCATCTTCCCCCAACCCTATCTGAGGTGGTGGCATGCTTTCAGCCAGTTGCTTTAATTTTCCGCTTTGAGAAAAAAGGTCATTCCATAGAAATGATGTATTATTAAGTCAAAATGAACATTCCTCTAGATCCTGAGGTATGATAAATGTCTTCcataaagaagacagaagatAGCCTACATGACCGACAAATGGTAACAATATTCGGTGCAAAGAAAACAAagccaaagttgttgtttttataaaggcAACTGATGgcaacacacaaaacattaacCATTTGCTGAATTGTCGTACTAATGCTGCGAGTTATCAGGTGTCTGATGGCACTGAACTGACTGTTCTTGGGAGGAGGTGGATGGAAACAGTAACACTCGTGTTActtgaaaaacaaagcaaacagcaacaaagtCAGACTTTGTAAAACTGTCGACCaatttctaaccttcctttcctgtccaaacttccAGAAAAAacccgtcctgaagcagctctaCTACTACTTTTAACAATTTCATCCATCCTTTTCAgactgcctatcgtgctgaccacagcattgaaaccactctcctccacatactGAATAATTTACTGTTAGCATAGGAAAGTCAGGCAAAATTTCCCTTCACACTCttttcgacttgtcagccgctttTGATACAATAGACCATTCGATCCTTCGTTCCCGTCTTCAtcatacatttggtatcaacggcactacTCTCAGCTGATTGAAATATTATCTCACTGACCAAATGCCAGGTCTGTCACAGTTTACACATGCCAGTCTGAGTCCCaaagggatctgttttaggccccgTGCTCTTCACATTGTACACCACCCCCCTCGCTGAAATTGTCATCCACCAcagtgtcagtcatcattcttatgccgatgacactcaacttcagaaaagcgATTCCCCTGAAAAAATGTGTCCTCTCTCTTGAAGTAACATCCGATTGATTCCTCGACAATCAGAACTGAATGACTTGATAAGCTACAACGGAATGCAGACAAAGCTGAAGCAATGATAACAGGAACTAAACAAGAACTCTCTTTCATCACAGTTGACTCAAACTTGGCAGAACATCTATCCCTCAGTCAAGAtcgtcggtgttgtccttgacaacacactgttcatGCAATAATTTATCAGTTAGACCTGTCAACCCTGGTATTGTCAAttacggcgcatcagttccattcggaaatatctgacGCAGCATCTAAAttcgtcgtttctctcattctctttctcgaCTTGTGTAACTTagtctctgttgtctggtttgcctgcttcacccATTCATTCCCTTCAGGGCATCCAAAACTATGATACCCGACTTGTTCTCAGACCTATCCCTCTGCTcccctttttgtctctctttttccgtctctcagtctgtctctccatctgtccgcGTCAATCTTTATCTCCCTGTCTggttatctctccatctctctgtctgtctctctatttctgtctgtctctttctcagtctctctgccccAGTGTATCTATCTTTGTCTTTTGTAACtagtctttccttctgtctgtccatctctccatcccactgcctttctgtctgtctctccatcccactgcctttctgtctgtctctccatcccactgcctttctgtctgtctctccatcccactgcctttctgtccatctctccatcccactgcctttctgtccatctctccatcccactgcctttctgtctgtctctccgtcactctgtctgttgttgttgttgttgatgatattgtttttgttttcttcccatgTCTGTTGATATTCTTTGTTTACGACTGAAAGGAGCAAACGGCTCATGTAAGAAACAATGAGTAATGCATATTGCACTTTGACCTATATCTGaggttcagtaaaaaaaaaaactaaaaaaaacaacaacaacaacaacaaaatttccaTGCACTATGAGATCCCATATTGCACAAAAAGtcacatgaaaataaaacatattacTACCTGACTGGCTGTAGTCCCAGTGGAATCAAACTGAACTTTTTCACTTAGTTGACA from Babylonia areolata isolate BAREFJ2019XMU chromosome 1, ASM4173473v1, whole genome shotgun sequence includes these protein-coding regions:
- the LOC143290539 gene encoding uncharacterized protein LOC143290539 is translated as MMEHIVISHIMTYLQSNGILCPEQHSFRRRRSCETQLLGYIDETTTELEKGNQVATIVLDFSKAFDKVSHTLVVHKLQRYGIRDDLRWGSHINSTTIKANKTSGFLRRNLKIGNKKTKETAYKALVRPIQQGQALKA